The Mangifera indica cultivar Alphonso chromosome 8, CATAS_Mindica_2.1, whole genome shotgun sequence genome has a window encoding:
- the LOC123222436 gene encoding G-type lectin S-receptor-like serine/threonine-protein kinase At2g19130 codes for MNINYKPWLMIPFLFICCFLKFHVCFGADTISANQSLSGDQTIVSAGGVFKLGFFQPGNSSNYYIGMWYDKIALQTVVWVANREKPISDKYSSVFRISDGNLVLFDESKAPVWSTNITSSTSTSLEAILLDEGNLVLRELSGNSTTSLWESFDHPAHTWIPGMKMRLDKRTNVSQRLISWKNVEDPAPGLFSLELNPDGSNSYILLWNGSQRYWSSGPWDDNQKIFSWVPEMTQNYIYDFSFFSNETESYFTYSVKNSSPITSRFHIDFSGQIKQTNWLESTQSWFLFWSQPRQQCEVYAFCGPFGLCTEQTQQSCGCLKGFQQSSEQNWTLQDYSGGCVRKTELQCQNNSIANGKRDKFLTNSNMELPENSQSVTVGSIDECEATCLNNCSCTAYAYDNNQCSVWFGSLLGVQQDASDGKTLYLKLAASEFSSPKSTGRTIIGVVVGSVAFIVLLGLAVFIYLRRKKTIKTTKAVEGSLMAFAYKDLQNATKNFSEKLGGGGFGSVFKGVLPNSSVIAVKKLESLGQGEKQFRTEVSTIGNIQHVNLVRLIGFCSERYKRLLVYDFMPNGSLDCSLFTEKSSEVLDWKRRYEIALGTARGLTYLHEKCRDCIIHCDIKPENILLDAEFCPKVADFGLAKLMGREFSRVLTTMRGTRGYLAPEWISGVAITTKADVYSYGMMLFELVSGKRNSEHSEDGKMKFFPTWASTVIAEGGDVLSLLDPRLEGNADVEEISRICKVAGWCIQDDETHRPTMGQVVQILGGVLDVTRSPIPRTLQVFTDNPEHIIFFTSSQNSQSQTNTSAASSEAKSNTSSTNPQIQMKTTH; via the coding sequence ATGAATATCAACTACAAACCATGGTTGATGATTCCATTTCTTTTCATCTgctgttttctcaaatttcatgTCTGCTTTGGAGCTGACACCATCTCTGCAAATCAATCTCTCTCTGGTGACCAAACTATTGTCTCTGCCGGCGGGGTGTTTAAATTAGGCTTCTTCCAGCCAGGTAACTCTTCAAACTACTATATTGGCATGTGGTATGATAAAATAGCTCTGCAAACTGTGGTTTGGGTGGCAAATAGAGAGAAACCAATTTCCGATAAATATTCCTCAGTTTTCAGAATCTCAGACGGTAATTTAGTCCTTTTTGACGAGTCCAAAGCGCCAGTGTGGTCCACAAATATAACCTCTTCCACCTCAACTTCTCTTGAAGCAATTCTCCTGGATGAAGGAAATCTGGTTTTGAGAGAATTGTCTGGTAATTCAACCACATCATTATGGGAAAGTTTTGATCATCCAGCCCATACATGGATCCCTGGAATGAAGATGAGACTCGACAAGCGGACCAACGTAAGCCAACGTCTCATTTCATGGAAGAATGTAGAAGATCCTGCACCTGGTCTCTTCTCCCTTGAGCTAAACCCAGATGGATCCAATTCGTATATTTTATTATGGAATGGATCCCAACGGTACTGGTCTAGTGGACCTTGGGACgacaatcaaaaaattttctcGTGGGTTCCTGAAATGACACAAAACTATATCTACGATTTCAgctttttttcaaatgaaacagAGAGCTATTTTACATATTCAGTGAAAAATAGCAGTCCCATCACTTCTCGATTTCATATAGATTTTTCCGGGCAGATTAAGCAAACAAATTGGTTAGAGAGTACCCAGTCTTGGTTTCTGTTTTGGTCCCAACCCAGGCAACAATGCGAGGTTTACGCTTTTTGTGGTCCATTCGGCCTCTGCACTGAACAAACTCAGCAATCATGTGGTTGTTTAAAGGGTTTTCAGCAGAGCTCAGAACAAAATTGGACCTTGCAGGATTATTCCGGTGGTTGTGTGAGGAAAACCGAACTGCAATGTCAAAACAATAGTATAGCCAATGGAAAGAGGGATAAATTTTTAACGAATTCGAACATGGAATTGCCCGAAAATTCGCAATCTGTGACAGTAGGGAGTATAGATGAGTGTGAAGCAACCTGCTTGAATAATTGCTCTTGCACTGCTTATGCCTATGATAATAACCAGTGTTCAGTTTGGTTTGGAAGTTTGTTGGGTGTGCAGCAAGACGCCTCAGATGGAAAAACTCTTTATCTCAAGCTCGCAGCTTCGGAGTTTTCAAGTCCCAAAAGCACTGGGAGAACAATTATTGGTGTTGTTGTGGGCTCAGTGGCATTTATAGTTCTCTTAGGCCTTgctgtttttatatatttgaggagaaagaaaacaatcaaaacaaccAAAGCGGTTGAGGGTTCATTAATGGCATTTGCATACAAAGATCTGCAAAACGCCACTAAGAATTTCTCAGAAAAATTGGGTGGGGGAGGTTTTGGTTCTGTTTTCAAAGGGGTTTTACCAAATTCAAGTGTCATAGCAGTTAAGAAGCTTGAAAGCTTGGGCCAAGGAGAGAAGCAATTCCGAACAGAAGTCAGCACAATAGGAAATATCCAACATGTCAATTTAGTTCGGCTTATTGGATTCTGTTCTGAACGTTATAAAAGGCTGTTGGTCTATGATTTCATGCCAAATGGTTCTTTAGATTGCAGTCTCTTCACTGAAAAGAGTTCAGAGGTTCTGGACTGGAAAAGAAGATATGAAATTGCACTGGGGACAGCCCGAGGCTTAACTTATCTCCATGAAAAATGTAGAGATTGCATCATACACTGTGACATAAAGCCAGAGAACATTCTATTAGATGCTGAATTTTGTCCAAAAGTGGCAGATTTTGGGCTGGCAAAGTTGATGGGAAGAGAATTCAGCAGAGTCTTGACAACCATGAGAGGCACAAGAGGTTATCTTGCACCGGAATGGATTTCAGGAGTGGCCATAACAACCAAAGCAGATGTTTACAGTTATGGGATGATGCTTTTTGAACTTGTATCCGGAAAAAGAAACTCAGAGCATTCAGAAGAtggaaaaatgaaattcttCCCAACTTGGGCTTCAACTGTAATTGCAGAAGGGGGTGATGTCCTTAGCTTATTAGATCCAAGGCTGGAGGGGAATGCTGATGTAGAGGAGATTTCAAGAATTTGTAAAGTGGCTGGGTGGTGCATCCAAGATGATGAAACTCACAGGCCAACAATGGGTCAAGTGGTTCAGATACTTGGGGGGGTTTTGGATGTGACCCGTTCCCCAATTCCAAGAACTCTCCAAGTTTTTACGGATAATCCGgaacatataattttcttcACCTCCAGCCAGAATTCACAGTCACAGACTAATACTTCAGCTGCTTCATCTGAGGCCAAGAGCAACACATCATCCACAAATCCGCAGATCCAAATGAAGACAACGCATTAA
- the LOC123222964 gene encoding uncharacterized protein At5g23160-like, with amino-acid sequence MKNVSRNKFLLCFRPVVDMEFVLETEEGIDRSTKNQTLKYIAAENEYSASENDQCSQISKNSMVIRHPLQRTFSKAKRVHVGKKLSPSCSFWMQKSMDSGDDESVKRSNLQEIKTNQVSLSQSSVGSSSSSCSMSISLSEPKRQKQNKNNNSLAKPSKKDYMGSSSSLNYAIILLLLSISFTILWGRLCAILITSIWLYFVPRQSGCRRDDEEVRKLSQRDYKKKIIMEGAARKEPPREVH; translated from the exons atgaagaatgtTTCTAGAAATAAGTTTCTGCTTTGTTTTAGGCCTGTCGTTGACATGGAATTTGTGCTTGAGACAGAAGAGGGTATTGATCGCTCCACaaaaaaccaaactttaaaGTATATCGCAGCTGAAAACGAGTATTCGGCTTCAGAAAATGATCAGTGTTCACAGATTTCTAAGAATTCCATGGTGATTCGTCATCCTTTACAGCGAACTTTCTCTAAG GCTAAGAGAGTTCATGTTGGAAAAAAATTGAGCCCAAGTTgtagtttttggatgcaaaagTCAATGGATTCAGGAGATGATGAATCAGTGAAGCGCTCTAATTTGCAGGAAATCAAAACCAATCAAGTTTCGCTTTCTCAATCATCAGTTGGTTCATCTTCGTCGTCTTGTTCAATGAGCATTTCACTATCAGAACCAAAGAGACAAAAGCAGAACAAAAACAACAACAGTCTGGCGAAGCCAAGTAAAAAGGACTACATGGGTAGTTCTTCAAGTTTAAACTACGCCATAATCTTGCTACTGTTAAGTAttagttttacaattttatGGGGCCGGCTTTGCGCAATACTTATCACATCAATCTGGCTCTATTTTGTTCCTAGACAAAGTGGTTGTAGGCGTGATGATGAAGAAGTTAGAAAGTTGAGCCAAAGAGATTACAAGAAGAAGATCATAATGGAAGGGGCTGCTAGAAAAGAACCACCAAGAGAGgtgcattaa
- the LOC123224141 gene encoding transcription factor MYB14-like codes for MVRTPCCDKSGLKKGTWTPEEDRKLMAYVTRYGCWNWRQLPKYAGLSRCGKSCRLRWMNYLRPNIKRGNYNKEEEDTIIRLHESLGNRWAAIAAQLPGRTDNEIKNHWHTNLKKRLIQNSNSSAHQSKEKQEDLSRHETSQEGESKLNNDHPDIISFQILESSPSSPQPSSSNQFSPITIDTTGVTSSTELILEDDKVASFFEPYAEPSGNFWTEPFLADNSYNFNMYSDFLEPLVDHIDVPAYSPFFYGDMLCPYI; via the exons ATGGTGAGAACACCTTGCTGTGATAAAAGTGGACTGAAGAAGGGAACATGGACACCTGAAGAAGATAGAAAGCTAATGGCATATGTAACTAGATATGGCTGCTGGAACTGGCGCCAACTTCCCAAGTATGCAG GTCTATCAAGGTGTGGGAAGAGTTGCAGACTCAGATGGATGAACTATTTGAGGCCAAACATCAAACGAGGGAATTacaacaaagaagaagaggataCCATTATCAGATTGCATGAGTCACTGGGAAATAG ATGGGCTGCTATTGCTGCTCAGTTACCAGGAAGAACTGACAACGAGATTAAAAACCACTGGCACACAAATCTGAAGAAGCGCTTGatccaaaattcaaactcaagtgctcatcaatcaaaagaaaaacaGGAAGATTTATCCCGACATGAAACCAGCCAAGAAGGAGAGTCAAAACTGAATAACGATCATCCAGATATAATAAGTTTCCAAATTCTTGAAAGCTCCCCATCGTCGCCACAACCCTCCTCAAGTAATCAGTTTTCCCCCATAACCATAGATACCACAGGTGTAACCAGCAGCACAGAATTAATTCTAGAAGATGACAAGGTTGCTTCTTTTTTTGAACCATATGCTGAACCGAGTGGTAATTTCTGGACAGAACCGTTCTTGGCTGACAATTCCTACAATTTCAATATGTACAGTGATTTTCTAGAACCTTTGGTCGACCACATAGATGTACCTGCTTACTCTCCATTTTTTTATGGAGATATGTTATGCCCATATATATGA